CACCGAGGTCGGCGCCGTGCGGGGTACCGAACACGCGCTCGAAGCTGTCCGCATGTTCCGGGGCACCCTGTTCCAGCAGCGAGAAGATGCCGCCACCATCGTCGTTCAGCACCACGATGGTCAGGTCCGGGCGCTGCTCGGCGGGCCCGGTCAGCAGCCCGGACGCGTCGTGCAGGAAGGTCAGGTCGCCCAGCAGGGCGTACGAGGGCGCGCGATGCACGGTGGCGGCCCCGATCGCGGTGGACACCATGCCGTCGATCCCCGCCACGCCCCGGTTGCGATGCACCAGCACGTCCGGGCGCAGCCGCCCGGCCAGCGCCACGTCCCGGGTCGGATTGGACGAGCCGACCACCAGCAGCGCCCCCTCGGGCAGGGCGTCCACCAGCTCGGCGGCCATTCGCAGCCCGCTCGGCCACGGCTCGCCGGACAACGTCTGCGACACCGCCCGCGCCGCGGCCGCGTCGGCCCGCTGCCAGCTCGCCAGCCATTCCGGATCGGCCGGTTTCGTCGGCTCGGCGAACCACTGCCCGACCTGCCGCACGTTGTGCGCCGGGGCGGGCCAGTCCGAATCCGGCCGGACCAGCAGGATCTCCACGGCCGGGTCGGAGATGATCTTCTGCACCTGCCGGAACACCGTCGGCCTGCCGAGGCACAGCACCTGCTCCGGACGGTGCCGGGAGATGAACTCCTCGACCCCGAGCAGCCACGCACCGGAGGAGATGGCGGTCTCGCCGGACAGGCCGAGCCCGCCGGTCTCGGACACCACCGGCCAGCCGTGCTGATCGGCCCATTCGCTGGCCGCCTGCGCACCGGTGTCACAGGCGATCACCAAGCCGTGCCGGGCGGACGGGACCACGAACGAGGGCAGCGCACCGAAGTCGGGCAGCTCGGTCCAGCGCGCGCCACCCGGGCGCCCTTCCAGCGACTCGAACCACTCGCCGTCCTCGTCGAGGTCGGGCACCAGCGGCTCGCGGAACGGGATGTTGAGGTGCACCGGCCCACAGCGCCATTCGCCGTACGCGGCGTTCCACGCCCGGCAGATCTGGCTGCGCCAGTAGGAGTTCTGGCCCGCACGGCGCTCGCCGACGGCCAGCTCGTCGAAGTACCGGACCGCGTCACCGTAGAGCTGGTATTGGTCGATCACCTGGCTCGCACCCGCCGCGCGCAGCTCCGGCGGCCGGTCCGCGGTGAGCACGATCAACGGCACCCCGGCCCGGTCGGCTTCCAGCACGGCCGGGTGGAAGTTCGCCGCCGCCGTGCCAGAGGTGCAGACCACTGCGGCGGGACGCCCGGTGCGCGCGGCGATCCCGAGCGCGAGGAAGGCGGCCCCGCGCTCGTCGATGCGCACGTGCAGCTTGACCCGGCCGGCGGCGGCCGCGTCGTACAGCGCGATGGACAGCGGGGCGTTCCGGGAACCGGGGCAGAGCACCACGTGCGAAACCGTGTTGCGGACGAGTTCGTCGACGATGACCCTTGCCTGCGCGGTGGAAGGGTTCACCAGCAGATCCCTGGTACATCGTGATCGACTGAGTCCACAGGTCCCATTCTCCCAAACGTGGCTGACACCCGAGTTGCCGAGTTGGCCGGCCCGGCCGCGTGGACCGCGATCGAGGGTTTCGACTTCCACCGCTCCTGCCACAGCCGCTCCGGCGAGCGAGTCGTGCGCATCCGTCGATGACCAGCGTATTCGCGGACGCTCCGGGTATCAGTACACGAGCGGGGAGACCTCCGACACGGTGGACCCGGCGCGCACCGACGTTCCCGGGCGTGACCTGCGGTTTCACCAGCCGGAAGCGGCGGCCGTGGTGTCCGGCCGCGGGAGTGGCTATGCTGTCGAGAAGCCGGTCGATCTGCGGACGCGACCGGAAGTGAGCCGGGGAACGTGCCCGATGGAATCGGGACCCCCGGCTTCGCGCTATCCGGGGTCCACGGTTTTCACCTCGATGAGGTGGGCGCTGTTGATGATCTCCCACGGGCCGCGGTCGTCGTGATGATGCGCGGCCACGTACGCGGATGCGATCCAGTCGGCCGGCCACAGCAGCGGCAAGGCTTTCGGGCCGTGGTCGATCCGGAGCGCGGCCGTGATGTGGCGGATCGGCGGAGCCCGTCACGGGTTCGGCGGTCATGCCGGTCGCCACCGGCGCGGCTTTCCATGATGACGTGGCGCACTTGCTCGACGTGTTCGAGCCGGGGAAGCAGCTCGCACAGCAGAGCGCGGCGCGCGGTCTCCTGGCCGGTGTTGGTCGTGCTGGTGGTGAGCAGGATTGATCCGTGTAGCGCCGCGTCGGCGATCGCTTCGGCGACGAGTAGCCGCCGGTCCGGTCGCTCGGTGCGGAAATGCAGTGGCTCGGGGGGCGAGCTGCAACGCGGTGAGCGCCTTGATGAGCGAAGGCTGTTCGGCCGTGGAGCTGAGCACTGCGGCGACGACGTAAAGCCGACGGCCGTCGGCGAGGCGGGCGCCGGCTTCGTCGACGTACGCAGTGGTTTCGGTCATCCGGCGCACAGTAACGATCTCCGGCGTGAGTGCGGGCACCGGATCGGGGTGGTCAGCGGCCTCCAACTAGGGTCGGTTTGGTGGCTGACACCCAAGTTTCCGAGTTGTTCGACCCGACCGCCTGGACCGCGATCGAGGGTTTCGACTTCACCGACATCACCTACCACCGCTCCCGCGACAGCCGCTCCGGCAAGCGAGTCGTGCGCGTCGCCTTCGACCGGCCGGAGGTCCGCAACGCCTTCCGGCCGCACACCGTGGACGAGCTCTACCGCGCGCTCGACCACGCCCGGATGAGCTCGGACGTCGGCTGCGTCCTGCTCACCGGCAACGGTCCCTCGCCGAAGGACGGTGGCTGGGCCTTCTGCTCCGGCGGTGACCAGCGCATTCGCGGGCGCTCCGGGTATCAGTACGCGAACGGGGAGACCTCCGACACGGTGGACCCGGCGCGAGCGGGCCGGCTGCACATCCTGGAGGTGCAGCGGCTCATCCGGTTCATGCCGAAACCCGTGGTCGCGGTAGTGCCGGGCTGGGCCGCGGGCGGCGGGCATTCCCTGCACGTGGTGTGCGATCTCACCCTCGCCTCCGCCGAGCACGCGCGGTTCAAGCAGACCGACGCCGACGTCGGCTCGTTCGACGCGGGCTACGGATCGGCCGGGCTGGCCCGCCAGGTCGGCCAGAAGTTCGCCCGGGAGATCTTCTTCCTCGGCCGGGAGTACACCGCCGAGCAGATGCAGCGGATGGGGGCGGTGAACGAGGTCGTCCCGCACGCATCGCTGGAGAAGGTCGCGCTGGACTGGGCGTGGACCATCGTCGGCAAGTCGCCGACCGCGCAGCGGATGCTGAAGTACGCCTTCAACGCGATCGACGACGGGCTCGTCGGGCAGCAGCTCTTCGCCGGCGAGACCACCCGGCTGGCCTACATGCAGGACGAGGCCGTGGAGGGCCGGGATTCCTTCCTGGAGAAGCGGGATCCGGACTGGTCCGATTACCCGTACTACTACTGACCGCAGGAGGAGGCCGTCGTGCGGGTGGTCTGGCTGGACGGGAGCGCCGCGGCGATCGCTGCACTCGACGAAGCGGTGGCTGCGGCCGTCGAAGGCGGCGAAACCGTGCTGCCGCTGAACGCTGCGGATCCGTCTGGGCAGTCGCTGCTCGAAACGATGTCGCCGGAGCAACCGGTCGAACCCGACACCGCGGTGATCATCGCTACCTCGGGGTCCACCGGAGCGCCGAAGGGTGTACTGCTCTCGGCTCGCGCGCTCACCGCGTCGGCCACTTCAACGCACGCGCGGCTCGGCGGCCCCGGAAGCTGGCTGCTAGCCACGCCTGCGCACTACATCGGAGGCCTCCAGGTACTGGTGCGCGCTCGGCTCGCGGGTACCAAACCGGCGTTCCTGACCGGCGAAGGCTTCCGTACGAACGCCTTCGCCGCGGCTGCCGCACCGGTGCTGGCCGCGGAAGGACCCCGGTACACCGCATTGGTGCCGACGCAGCTCGTACGGCTTCTCGACGACGGAGGTGCTGGCCTTGCCGCAGCAAGGGCGTTCGACGCGATCGTGCTGGGCGCCGCAGCAACGTCACCGAAGCTGCGTACGCGCGCTGAGGAAGCTGGGGTACGGATCGTGCCCGCGTACGGCATGAGCGAGACCGCGAGCGGCTGCGTTTACGACGGAGTCCCCCTCGACGGCGTACGCGTAGAGCAGGACGCCGACGAACGGTTGTGCATCTCCGGCGACGTACTCGCCCACGGCTACCGGCTCGCACCAGACCTGAGCGCGGAGTCGTTCCGCGACGGCTGGTTCCGTACGTCCGACCGCGGTCGACTGCTGCCCGACGGCCGGGTGGAGGTGCTCGGCCGCGCAGACGACGTGATCAACACCGGCGGAGTGAAGG
This Amycolatopsis sulphurea DNA region includes the following protein-coding sequences:
- the menD gene encoding 2-succinyl-5-enolpyruvyl-6-hydroxy-3-cyclohexene-1-carboxylic-acid synthase; this encodes MNPSTAQARVIVDELVRNTVSHVVLCPGSRNAPLSIALYDAAAAGRVKLHVRIDERGAAFLALGIAARTGRPAAVVCTSGTAAANFHPAVLEADRAGVPLIVLTADRPPELRAAGASQVIDQYQLYGDAVRYFDELAVGERRAGQNSYWRSQICRAWNAAYGEWRCGPVHLNIPFREPLVPDLDEDGEWFESLEGRPGGARWTELPDFGALPSFVVPSARHGLVIACDTGAQAASEWADQHGWPVVSETGGLGLSGETAISSGAWLLGVEEFISRHRPEQVLCLGRPTVFRQVQKIISDPAVEILLVRPDSDWPAPAHNVRQVGQWFAEPTKPADPEWLASWQRADAAAARAVSQTLSGEPWPSGLRMAAELVDALPEGALLVVGSSNPTRDVALAGRLRPDVLVHRNRGVAGIDGMVSTAIGAATVHRAPSYALLGDLTFLHDASGLLTGPAEQRPDLTIVVLNDDGGGIFSLLEQGAPEHADSFERVFGTPHGADLGALCAGYRVPYVLAETLPEFRAALRPAPGLRVVEVRVDRTRHRDLHGRLRTAVAGAVAQV
- a CDS encoding 1,4-dihydroxy-2-naphthoyl-CoA synthase; this encodes MADTQVSELFDPTAWTAIEGFDFTDITYHRSRDSRSGKRVVRVAFDRPEVRNAFRPHTVDELYRALDHARMSSDVGCVLLTGNGPSPKDGGWAFCSGGDQRIRGRSGYQYANGETSDTVDPARAGRLHILEVQRLIRFMPKPVVAVVPGWAAGGGHSLHVVCDLTLASAEHARFKQTDADVGSFDAGYGSAGLARQVGQKFAREIFFLGREYTAEQMQRMGAVNEVVPHASLEKVALDWAWTIVGKSPTAQRMLKYAFNAIDDGLVGQQLFAGETTRLAYMQDEAVEGRDSFLEKRDPDWSDYPYYY
- the menE gene encoding o-succinylbenzoate--CoA ligase, with protein sequence MRVVWLDGSAAAIAALDEAVAAAVEGGETVLPLNAADPSGQSLLETMSPEQPVEPDTAVIIATSGSTGAPKGVLLSARALTASATSTHARLGGPGSWLLATPAHYIGGLQVLVRARLAGTKPAFLTGEGFRTNAFAAAAAPVLAAEGPRYTALVPTQLVRLLDDGGAGLAAARAFDAIVLGAAATSPKLRTRAEEAGVRIVPAYGMSETASGCVYDGVPLDGVRVEQDADERLCISGDVLAHGYRLAPDLSAESFRDGWFRTSDRGRLLPDGRVEVLGRADDVINTGGVKVSAASVERVLGSFPGVRDACVVGLPDAEWGEAVVALVVAEQAVDASALRAAVRAELGSAATPKRLEFATELPLRGPGKVDRTAVRARFVAR